GCGGATGCCGCGCTCACCTTTCTGTGGCGCGTGAGGAATGAACTTCACTTCCTCTCCGCTCACAAGAATGACGCGCTGACCCGCGATGTCCAGGCGCAGATCGCCAAGAACTTCGGCTACACCGACGACGACGTCTCGCTCGGCGTGGAGAAGTTCATGCGCGAGTACTATCTCCACGCCCGGGTGATCCACCGGGTTTCCGAGCGCCTGATCGCGCGGTGCCAGGAGACCCTCTCGCGGCGCGGGGCCGCGGCCCGACGGCTCCGCCAGGAGGCACTGGCCGACGGGCTGGTCGTGTTCGACGGGCGCCTGCACCTGGCCGACGGCGGATCGCCCGCCTTCCGGCAGGACCCGATCCGCCTGCTGCGCGTCTTCTGGCACATGCACCGCACCGGCGCGGAGCTGTCCATCGATCTGGAGCGCGCCATCGAAGACTCGCTCGACCTGGTCGACGACGCGTTCCGGCGCTCGTCCGACGCGCGCGACCTCTTGCTTGCCATCTGCCGGAATTGGGGGCGCGCGGCGCAGACCCTGAGCGCGATGCACGAGCTGGGCCTGCTGGGCGGCTACCTCCCCGAGTTCGGGGCGCTGACGTGCCTGGTCCAGTACGACGTCTACCACAAGTTCACCGCCGACCAGCACTCGCTCCTGGCGGTCGAGCACCTGGAATCGCTCGCCCCCGGGCAGTCGGAGGAGTCCGAGGGCGTTGCCCAGGTGCTTCCCGAGGTGGAGAAGCCCGAGATCCTCCTGCTGGGCGTGCTCCTCCACGATATCGGCAAGGCGAGGGGACACGGTCATGTCGCGAAGGGAGTCCCGCTCATTAAAGCTCTCGCCCTACGCCTGGGCCTGGAACGGGAGGATGCGGCCACGCTGGTGTTCCTCGCCGAGCACCACCTGCTGATGTCGCACGTGGCTCAGCGGCGGGACATCGACGATCCCAAGACGATCGAGTCGTTGGTGGCGGCAGTGCAGACGCCCGAGCGGCTCAGGATGCTCTACCTCCTCACGCTGGCCGACATGCGCGCGGTCGGCCCCGGCGTGCTGACCCAGTGGCGGGCGTCGATCCTCTGGGAGCTCTACCGTCGCGCGCTCGCCCACCTGAGCGGGGGCGCCCCGGAGCGGCCGAGCCAGGAGGCGGTGGCGGCGCGGGTCGTGGAGGAGCTGGGGGAGGAGGGTTCGCGCGCCAGGGTCGAGCGGCACCTGCTGGCCATGGCGGAGCGCTACCGGTGGACCACCGGGGCCCAGCGGATTGCCGCCCACCTGCGGCTCATCGAGCAGCTCGAGGAAGCGGCGGCCGCCACCGAGCTCTTCCACCACGCGGAGCTGGGGTTTTCGGACCTGGTCGTAGTCACCCGCGACCTGCCCGGACTCTTCTCGCTGATCGCGGGGACCCTGGCCGCCAACGGGATCAACATCCTCTCGGCTCAGATCCACACGCGGGCGGACGGGATCGCCATCGACACCTTCCAGGTCAACGATTCTTTCGGGGAGGCCGTCACCGCCGAAGCGCGCTGGGCCCGAATCCTCGGCGATCTGCGCCGGGTCATCCGGGGCGAGACCGCGGTGGAGGCGCTGCTGGCGGAGCGCGGCCCGCGGCGCCGCGGCGAGGCCGAGCCGATTCCCGGGCCGGGCAAGGTCGTCCTCGACAACCACCTCTCGGACACCCACACCGTCGTGGAGGTGAAGTGCCTGGACCGGGTCGGGCTCCTCTACCTGATCACACGGACGCTCTCCCGCGAGGGGCTCGATATCAGCAGCGCCCGGATCGCCACGGAGATCGATCACGCATTCGACGTGTTCTATACGACCGACCGTCACGGCCGGAAGGTCGAAGAGCCTGCCGCGCTGGCCCAGATCCGCGAGGCCCTGGAAGCCGCCCTGGTCACCGCGCTCTGACCCCGCGCCTCATGCTGAGCCGGTACAAAGACCAGCTCGCCGGCTGGACCGATCCCTTCGCGCGGGTCCTCCTCCGGTTCCACGTCCGACCCAACCACCTCACGATCCTGGGGCTCGCCACGAGCCTTCTGGCCGCGCTCGCCTTCACCGCCGGCCGCGAGCGGCTGGCGGGCGCGCTCCTGA
This Candidatus Rokuibacteriota bacterium DNA region includes the following protein-coding sequences:
- the glnD gene encoding [protein-PII] uridylyltransferase, which codes for MAAELFRQLRRAETELERSFLGSAAELADRRRRVRLDLLRQHLAAGYDSLKARHAEGASGQESVQAHAGFIDEFLRQLFRLALDDCRRQGLDPSPLVLVALGGYGRGELHPSSDIDLMVIYADEMTPSVQRITQEILYTLWDLGLQLGHSCRSLGDCLAMARTDFPSRTAMQDARYLAGDRRLFRRFRRVLNENLYRKDFPAFVETTLAERDQRYRKYGASPYIGEPNVKESAGGLRDIHTAMWLASSKFGARTLQELADKGLITGRERQAADAALTFLWRVRNELHFLSAHKNDALTRDVQAQIAKNFGYTDDDVSLGVEKFMREYYLHARVIHRVSERLIARCQETLSRRGAAARRLRQEALADGLVVFDGRLHLADGGSPAFRQDPIRLLRVFWHMHRTGAELSIDLERAIEDSLDLVDDAFRRSSDARDLLLAICRNWGRAAQTLSAMHELGLLGGYLPEFGALTCLVQYDVYHKFTADQHSLLAVEHLESLAPGQSEESEGVAQVLPEVEKPEILLLGVLLHDIGKARGHGHVAKGVPLIKALALRLGLEREDAATLVFLAEHHLLMSHVAQRRDIDDPKTIESLVAAVQTPERLRMLYLLTLADMRAVGPGVLTQWRASILWELYRRALAHLSGGAPERPSQEAVAARVVEELGEEGSRARVERHLLAMAERYRWTTGAQRIAAHLRLIEQLEEAAAATELFHHAELGFSDLVVVTRDLPGLFSLIAGTLAANGINILSAQIHTRADGIAIDTFQVNDSFGEAVTAEARWARILGDLRRVIRGETAVEALLAERGPRRRGEAEPIPGPGKVVLDNHLSDTHTVVEVKCLDRVGLLYLITRTLSREGLDISSARIATEIDHAFDVFYTTDRHGRKVEEPAALAQIREALEAALVTAL